The Setaria italica strain Yugu1 chromosome IX, Setaria_italica_v2.0, whole genome shotgun sequence genome has a window encoding:
- the LOC111255804 gene encoding uncharacterized protein LOC111255804: protein MNRSVAHYCKRLYPDYEPSNGEENEADVPLVSLSGMPIAYDPRIAEPIFGADAPQGSDLPKAPAASKRKPSSKLLSKKKKKKKATIPPIESPLASEANSPLPNIQEPAADRAPEESAATQEETHLQLKRMVSSGQ from the exons ATGAACCGATCAGTAGCTCATTACTGCAAAAGGCTATACCCTGATTATGAACCATCTAATGGAGAG GAAAATGAAGCTGATGTTCCCCTTGTGAGTCTAAGTGGCATGCCGATTGCTTATGACCCTCGTATTGCAGAACCAATTTTCGGAGCCGATGCCCCCCAAGGATCTGATTTGCCCAAGGCCCCTGCAGCAAGTAAACGCAAGCCATCATCCAAGCTACtaagcaagaagaagaagaagaagaaagccacTATACCACCAATTGAATCTCCATTGGCTTCAGAG GCAAATTCACCACTTCCTAATATCCAAGAGCCAGCAGCCGATAGAGCTCCAGAAGAATCAGCAGCAACTCAGGAGGAAACACACCTCCAGTTGAAGAGAATGGTCTCATCGGGACAGTAA